The stretch of DNA AAACGAATCATTACACAATCAGCATCGTTAAAGGGAACCAAATGTTAAGTAAAATACACGTATAAAATCGTGAAAGAAGCACCATAGCGTAAGAGATGCAGGATCGACCCGGAAAGTGTTCTAGTACCTTCCTGGACGGTCATGAATCCTCCTCACGTAGAAAAATATTATTCGTCAGCTTTCCAATGAGCGTCGCGTGCCTCAACGACAGCTTCCCCGCTGTCCTCGTCGACAGGCATGGGTTCCCCATTTCCAGAGAACAAGATTCACCAAGCGTGGACCGCAAAAGGTAGAAAAAACGTGTCACGGGTAGCCTTAACAATAAATCTCCGCCGCGGCGGAATTTCTCGCGGAAACAGATTCCATTCGAGAAACTATGCCCCACCGTAGTTGTAGAAATAGGTTCTCGCTACCTTGGGCGTACCGGTGAAGTTACCAATATCCCACACAATATCAACGATGGTCTTTTGCTACCTGATCGACTTCAGCGCAACGTTCGTTTTTATCCGCGGCGTCATCGCTGGTATCGGATCCAATTTTGGCAACAAACATTCGGTACTTAGATCCGCCCAGGTCTTGCCAACGTTGTCAGCCAATCTGCCCTTATACTTATAGGCCGTTCTATCGACCACCGATTGAGTCTTTATACAATCGTCGCCGCCGAATTCGCAGACCCTGTAATGGTGCAGAATCGCGGCATCTGAGGGGACGTTCAGTGTCCCGTGCCCTGGAATGAACTCCCAAACGAAGTGATTGCCAGCCTCCACAACATCCTGAGGCTTGCAAACGTATTTTGAGCGCTGTTTGTGCGGGTGCAGTTTCGTCCTACGTCTCGTTTTCCTTAATGTAATTAAACCGGCTTCGATGGGCGTCCGGCTCATCGTTGTGAACGGATCGTCGGCCCACTGGAGGTAAAAGAACGCGTTTTGAAAGGAGTATGCTCCGTGGGATTTGGTATTTATACGACTGCTCATCCACCTGGAAAACATTGAATAATGTCAGTACAAATGGATCGAAGCTTCGTGGGTGGATATACTCATTGAATTACTCTCGAAGCTTGATTACTTTGCGAAAGAAAGAGAAGAGGGTTTTCAACAAAATTTTCTTCAAGTTTGATCGACTGTCACGAactgaaacaatttttttcgggaCTAGTTTTACAGTAGATTTTAAGTTTGAAGCCTCCTCTTTCGATTGAGACCTTAgcgagtgctctgcgattttttttcgctgagttatcgcgccctgaatgaaaagtgacacTTTGGCGTCAGAATGAGGCGATGACCCAGAGACCCACAAAATTGCCAATCTTTGAGCTtccgtaactttgcgaaaaaaaatcgtacggaagtgagcctggtctcattttaaagggcaaagcctctactttctcatccctgaattgaattttctcaGAAAAATTTTCTCATTCGGCTACAAACCGTGAAAGAGAAGATGGCTTTTTTCCTCTAAAAATTTGTCTAATTAGAGTCTTTCCAAAACCTAGGTGCCACAGTAGATGCTACAAGAGCTACACGCGGCTCGTGAGTCACACTTTAACTATCGATGCTTTAGTATATCCATTAAACATACTCCCTTCCTCCTTTAATCCAACTGTGAAAGAGATACCGCGTCTCCAACACCAAGGTAGTAATTAAACACCCACTAGGCGACGCTGTTGCGTGTCACAACATATTAGAGACTCTGCTCACCTTATGAGATCAATTATCGTGTCATTGTGCCTCGGTATAATGAACTCGTCAAGGTCCACCAACGCCACGTACTGGTATTTGTACATAGATCGATAAAGGCAATCGTTAAGGGCGGCGAACAAGCCTTCCGTACGAATGTCTCGCTGGGAAATCATGTCCAAATGATGCCAAGGTAAGACAGTAACGAGACCTTTGGCCTCGTAGTACTTGAGAGCGCATCCGGCCTCCGCGCCAACCGTGTCATTGTAAAGCGTCACATGGCTAGCGCCGAGCAGCCTGTGCAGCTCGATAAACTCTACAAGCTGTAGCACCTGCAACATTTTCGTTCGGTTAACACAGTGAAGAACACGCTCGAGAAACAACCACGTTTTCGCTTTCAATCCACGCTCGTTCCAATGCTTTCCCTTATCGACTCGACACTAGAACTTATCGTGACCCgacaccatcaaccctcaaccctttgcTTCCTTATCGGGAGCAATTATATCTACGACTAAATAAATAAGATTGCTGGGGAGAGTGAGAAAGCAAGACTGCAGTGGCTTTGTTCGATCAATTGAAGTGCTCTGGCAACAAGGACATAAGCTATAGTGGGCTTATTGTATTGAAAGAATCAACTTCAAAGGATTTGCTTTTTAAGCCAGTAAATTTTTGCTGTATAACACGTTTTGGCACTATTAAACTgagaatatttcttttttagcatattataaaaatgtattattGGTAAAAAAGGGTGGCTAATTTTCACTATTTTTGTAACATATTTTGCACCCATCTTGGAACATAATTCAATTTCCATGTACTATAGGTATCTCGACTTTTCTTAAACTGTGGCTTACGTCCTAATCGCCTGAAACGCTTCAATTATTCAAGACTTGAAGCGAAGCAATCGCGAGCAGGGCAAACGTGGCTTGCTTCCATTCTATAGTGTCTCACATCAAAGCTTGGAAAGGTCTTTGAAACGTACTCTGTTATAATCGTAATGCAGGGGTTTCACGCAAATGGCCAACAACTCTTTGTCCTTCGACCTACTCTCTGGTCGGTTCTGAACGAGGATCCGATTCGTTGGGGCTGCCTTCAGCCTAGCCACGACACTCACTGTTTCCGGCACCTTGTCGGACGTGGGTGACTCCTTTGGTAATGGGCAAATCACGAAGCATGCACTGTACTTCAGGTTCCAGTTCTCCCTGATTACCTATCGGCACGATAATCATCATTGTTGGCTTGATTAAAAATGCACGCTGCAGTTTGCTGTTACGTGGCGACCCTTTTTTAGAACAAAATGTTCTGTGAGTGGAGAATGTATGGAGGAATTGTGTGCAATATACGTGTGTTCATATTTTCCTGTGAAAATATGTGACAATAATTATGAGAGTGGTCTATGTTAAAACTCCGAAAAAATTGAATTCATCacagttttatattttttacttagACCACTTTTATAATTACCAGCGTAATTAAATATCAGAAAAATTCATTTCCCTTAAAAAATTGCCAGAGTTTATAGTTTTTTCTGTTAAAGGAACATATTCAGAATAAGTCTATTATTCTCAATAAAAGATACATCAATTTTCCTTCGTCCCTATATTTTCTCACACAGCACATTCAATAGCTTCAAACAATATTTTGAAAAACATTACTGCGTTCAATAAAACTTCGTGCACGTATTGCCATCAAAACAAAACATTTCTAGAATGTCCAGGGACATTCTCcccaaaagtaaaataaaaccgTACGCAGTGTGTAAGCGCAGCAGGAAAATATGTTGCCTCCAATTTACCCAACACAAAGGGTTAAATTTGTCCAAggcagtaaaaataaaaaaacgaaCAATGTTGTGTCGAGTAAAAAGTCAGTTCATGCGCTGAGGCACATTACGACCAAAGTTACTCTCCACTTTCcactcgttttttttttttttttttttttttttttacaaaataattGCCCGCGTTTTAGAGGCAACACCAGCGAGGTGGCACTTTTTTTTCTCCCTTCGTTAATACACACCTTCACTTTAGCAGCCACCGTTACGGAAGCGGTAACGTTCGCCCCGTTCTCTGGTCGATACCAAAATCTGCACCAAACACGCTCTGGCCCTCTCGTCTTCGTCGCGCTTATTATGCGCACCATGCCCTGATTTTTGCCTGTTGGTGTGCCCGCGCCACCAACCCTGTCGTCGAAATATGCTGAGTATACGAAGAATTTGAATCTGGAGGGCAAGAAACAGAGGGCTAAACATTCGAGACCTtttaatagcctgaattcttttaatattctgtgttaCTAAAATGGTAGCCCCTTTGACTTAAGAATTCTTTCAATATCTTGTCTTCCTAAAATGGTGACTGCTTTGTCTTAACTCAAGAAGGATAGGACTTAGGATCCTTATTAACCAAGTCATAATTCCAGTTTTATATAAAATAGTCTTCtccaagaaataaaaaaatgaatattcgagAAGAcgtttcaatatccaatctggtGCTAAGTCAGCTACTCTAGCACCTGCTAGGTCTATAATCTGAATAACTCATAAAAGTGAGTAGAGCTACATTGTACCTACGTAAAACATTTATCCAGAACATTATACCTTGCTCTAAATAAAGTGTCACGATTAGTCACGATTTCTGGATTCATAAATTTCAATCTGTTCACAGATAAAATGTAAATGTTTCTTTCTGCGTGTATGTAGGAGGGTTTGTACCGACTAAAGGGGTCAATCGAAATTAAGTGTGAACAATTACGACCAATAAATATTCAAGAAGCCCTTATCAGTCGGTGAACACACCTGGTTTTCGTGACTGGCAACCATTCGGCGTGCGTGATTCTCAGGCTCTGATCGAGTTGTGGTAGACGAGCTTCCAAGTTGGGTGGTAAGCTTGGTAAACCTCTCGGGTCCGGTTGAACCGCGGTCTTCTGTCCCCCGTCTTCCCCACGCACCAATAATCCGATATGATCGTCGAAGCTGCCCTTCAATCCGATATAATCTTCAGCCTGTGAAAGCCAAACAGATGGTTTAATAATTCCCAATCCGTCGCAAATAACTGTCCCTCCAACAGGTAATCTAATCAGAGGTTGAAATCTCTTCTTCTGCGATTTTAATAGAAATTGtaacattattttattatacgtacaagaattaattattatatacttCACATTAAAGGATCGCTAATTTTGGATCGAGGAATTAACAATATTTGAGCTTCTGTAACTTTGCGGAAAAAAATCGTACagcagtgagcctggtctcattttaaagggaaaGGTCTCTACTTTATcatccctgaattgaattttctgAAAAGAATTTTCTCACTCGGTTACAGACAGTGAAAGAGAAGGTTGTTTTTCGAAAAATATTTTCCGAATTCAATTGACTTTCAAGAACGGaatgaatttttttcgcgattcATTCTATAGTAGATTTTAAGTCTGAAGCCTCCCCTTTCAAATGAAACCATAGCGAGtgacctacgatttttttttgccGAGTTATAGCTCTCTGAATAAAAAATGACGCTTTGGCATCAGAATCAGTCGGTGATCCAGGGATCCAAAAAGTGGTCAATATTTGAGCTTCTGTGACTttgccaaaaaaaatcgtatggcagtgagcctggtctcattttaaagagcAAAGCCTCTATTTTATCATCCTTGAATTAAATTTTTTCAGAAAAATTTTCATAGTCCGCTGCAGACCGCGAAAGAGGACATGGTTTTTCCCTGAATCTTCTTCAAGTTCAAACGACTATCACGAActtgaaaaatttttttcaggacTAATTTTGCAGCAGATGTCAAGCCTGAAGCCTCCCCTGTCGAACGAGACCTTAACgaatgatctacgattttttttcatcgAGTTATCGCAGTCTAAATGAAAAGTATGCTTCCACCTACAGAGTAACCCAATAATCCAGAGATCCAAAAAGTAatcgatctttgagctgctgtcagTTTGTCAAAAAAAATCATACGACAGTGGGCTTGGTCTCATTCTATAGGGCAAAGTCTCTactttctcatccctcaattgatTTTCCTGAATACGCTTCTGTACTCGTACGCGACTCGAAAAAGTAAAGGTGGTTTTTTACCCAATAATTTGCCTCAATTTTTttgacaatttttaaaaattcatactGCAATTCTAAAACTAAATTTTTCTACAGTATTTTTCTACACATCTTCCACTCCTATTTTAAAATACAGGAAACAGTACTCTTCCAGCGCTAAAAAGCTTTCAGGTGAATTACCCTGGAAAGCACGAGTCACGCTTGGCTTGTAATTAGCCGTATCAGTGTCATTCATATTTCAGGAAACTAAAAGTCATTCAAAACCTGACCCAGAAACTCCGAACATCGACTGGCAGGATTTAGGGCGGATCTCGCAACACGGAAGCCATCAGGGATCGACTTGCATACCTTTGACTCCGTGTAAACTTTACATTGCAAAGGTTTATCAATACGGGCTCGGATAGGGTTGTCTCGTTGAAATTTACCCGAAGACTGGCGACCTCTCTGTAACTTCCAAGCCATCGATACGCAAAGTCCTCAGGTTTCGAAATTATTCATGTCTGCGTGTTCGATTTCCGCATCATGAATATTCTATCATCTGAACTTCGCGATTGTACGAGTTCGCTACATGCTAGAATCCCCCATTACTGTTTCACTTCGTAATGGTTCACACTGGCAATGGGGGCCTCTGAGTTCTTTGATATCAATGCTTTAAGATCAGctgtcctctgatctcaaagagaatttcaattttaactGCTTTGCTGGTTTCTGGATATGGATTTCTCAGGCTACAAGCTCGTTAACTTCGAGATCACAAGATTtctaataaaacaatttttagtcAGTGAATATTCTAGGGGGAAAAAGAATATAGGGAAATCTAGATAGCAAAAGTCCACAAATTTCAGCAAGAAAGGTGTTACACTTCCACCCACACTTCCCTAAAAAAGAATTTCATTCCTTCGTTCATATCTTCTCAAGTCCCCAGAGGTGACCCTTCAGAATTCGCCACTCGAAAATAAAACAGTCGGACCAGGGACAAAGGTATAAGTGGAACGTGAGGCTGTTAAAGAGAAAGGGGATAATACGTTTACTGTACGGACGATCCTATACGAGCTTTTCGAGCACCGTTTTGAACTGCTGATCTCAGAAAAATTTCATTTCCAGGTTCTCCTGGATTTTCATCCCCTCTGCGAGGGATTACGCTCGGAGACAACCCTGCTCGCCGTGTATACACGCGGTAATAGTCATCTGCGTGTTCTCATAGCCTCTgtactctcttttttttttcattttacaatGATCGATTGCCCGAGTGGATCGCGAGCTAGTGGCTGCGTGAAAAATAGCATCATCATTCTTCGGTTATGGCTGACGGTAAAATTCTCCTCTCATTTTGCACGCGTTACAGCAATATAGGAGCCAGCAACATTTCACCGCGGGATGAATTTTTATTCAAATGCCGCCGTTTCTGCATAAACTTTCATCTGAATTACATTCACTTCCTGGCATAAATAAATACGACTTTCTGTCGGTCCGATTGGAATTTTAATTCAGAGGACTGTGCTTCTTTTATCGGAAGACGAGCTGAATATAGTAGTTCACACTGGagcaaaattatttcattagatCTGAACGAAGATAGTGCTCTTGGACAGGGACAGAAATTTCCTAAAACCTAAAAAAATAGCATTTACCTCGCCTCTAAACCTCTCACAAAAATCGCATTAAAAGTTATTACTCGTCATCACGTTTCAACCCTGTGTCCCTGATTTAAACGGTTCCAGGTTGGCCAGAGATTTCCCCCAGCTTCTCGTGGCGCACTGAAAACAATCTAAAAACGCAATATCTCAACCGTGTGTCGTCACGTGCCCGTGTTCTGGCAATGCTAGAAGAAAATTGCTGTCGCGAGACACCGAGTACACCTGTTACGTGTATATTCACCCTTGAGAGAGCTCGCGTGCGTTATCGCTCGCACGTATCTCGGCAACAAGTTCCGAGGTGGTCTCTACGACTTACAGGTATTGACTTTGGAAACTCGAACGCGGATTTAGTTTCGCGAACACTCCGCGGAAAAATATTTGCTCTCCCCGTGGCAATCATTTCCAGCTAACCCAGGAGCGTGTGCTTCTGTCGAGCTCTCGGCTTGGGGAAAGAAAAATAGTAATAAAGCTACTTCAGCGTGTTCGAGGGTGTGACATAACCGTGTTCCAGGATGAAGTACTTCGCTTTGTTTGCTGGGAATTCGGTGCAAGGATTGGCCAATGTAGTCGACGAAGATAAGCTTCTGGAGAGGATGTCAGAGATTGCTGTGGTACATGGGACAAGACAGTGGGAGGGTGAAACCTTCTTGAATGGGTTAAGAAGTATGGAGGGTGCTCGATgaaaggtgtcagaaattttaaggggtgagtCTGGATGAAAGAATTAGACGAAAATTAAGGAGATTGAAATTGCGTTTAAggattcgtttcagagttattaagtaTACAAGGAAAGCCTGAAGTTggagtgaaatgtgtctgacttggaagttattctactgattttttttgtgtctgactctgggcttattctactaactttgcCGTGTCTAATCTAGTAGAATAGCTCTGCTCTGACCTAGCTCTAACCTAGTAGAATAGGTCTCAAATCAGACATTAGGCACGTTCtcgataattaataactctgaaacaaagctTCAAATGCATTTTCATTATCCTTAACTTTTCTCTTATTTTAGATTGTGGAATCgatccttaaaatttctaacacctctTATTGAGCACCCTCTATTCCTGGAAACTTGAAATAATAAAGTACCTCCTTTTTAAATAACGTTCTATGTCCTAAGACCACCAGAAGAAAATTCTCCTAGTTTCTGGAAGACGTGTGCATGTTTAGCGAAAATGGATAACAATGTACATATAGAACAAAGGTAGTTGAGAGtcaattgtgaaagatttcaaGGAAATTCACCTGAGAGATGTAGTCTCATGAATTGTGGAGAAGGGAGGCTGTTCTTTGTGTATGGTACCtctttcaagtattcaaatctcTGTGTGGGTGCATAAATCTGTACTTTGTGAATGAATGAGCGGTCTATTATGCGTATGAGTGCGGTACCAAAGGCGAGCTTTTGATTTTTGACTTCCCCAAATTGTTTTCGAATAAACCAGCTGTTTTTCCTTAATGTAAGCTGCTTCGATTGTTCgagattatttaatttcacataTTCACGAATTTCCTTGTACAATATGCTCGTTTCACAGTATACCCAGGAAGCCAATAACACCATTTGATACCCAAGGGTGCAATGGAAGCTAGTGGAAAGCCACTGATTACAAGTCGTTACGTCGATTACTGCTCATTAGCGAGGAAGATTTATTTAATCGTCCAAACTGACCATGACGCGTTTTAATTACATTCCGCCGTGCAAAGCAAGCGTCGATTAATATAAACTAATTAACCTCTTATTCTAACAATCCCTTCACTGTTTTAATCGCGCGAGAAACAATGgttaaattataattttcagTCAACTGTAATTAACTAATTACATTTGGCCACTCCATGAACGTCAATTTATTCAGCAGGACTTGCTTGATAATTTTTCAAACGCCAGCAATAAATTGGAATCGATCAATTTGTTTAATAGGTCTACAGTgaatacagtttttcaatctgtcTTCAGGATTTATGTAATGCTATGCAAAACCTGCTCATATAGAAGGAAGCATAGTAAGTATAAGGCGACTCGTGACGTGTGACAAATTGAATTTAACTTCGTCTTGTATCGGAACGTGTTCTTTCCAGCCAACTCACTACTAATTTTCTTCACAGGTAAGAATATTACAGTGACACCGAACTTCCTCTTTTATTACATTCTCGAGCACGTTACGAACCTATTCACGTCGCTTACGAGGCTTGTTAAGAGGCAAATTAATGTTAACGATGACGTTCACGACGACAACAAAACGAATTTCTTGTAAACTGGTAAGCTCATAATGTCAGTGACTTAGCGTTGGGAAATTGGGTTACAGAGAACTGAGAGTTGTTTGTTAAAGGTAATGGCTGGTGAGATTTTGTGTTAGTATTACACAGAAATTGATAGTTTTCTTTGAGAAGAGTGATTAATGAATTAGGTTCAATAATGATTGATTTGAACTACtgaattcattaaaaaattaaattctagAAATATTAGATGattgtaataaaaattatatataaatatgaaGTAGTAGAAATATTACCTCGAAGTTTTAATTAAGGTACCAAGCTAATAAGCAGCAGACTTCTGTCATACTAATAACAGAACCGAGAAAAAAGGCTGGAAAATGCAAATTTTCCACACTTCCGCGCGTCGAGTACGGGAAACGGAGTAAATTTGTGAAACTCCAACGATAAAGTTCCAACTACCTACCCTCGTTATTCCCTTCGGAGCCCAATTCACTGTGCGCtagctttttatttttctttttttttttcttactcTAGTTTTATTTCACAGAAGCCCCTAATCTCAAAGTGAATACAAAATTGAGAATTATCCTGACGTCGTGTGACATATTGCAGAAGCTTTATACGTTTCAGTGGCTAAAAATACGAAGGAGTCTTGGACAAGAATTACTCGAGgtaaaaagtacaaaaaaattACAGAAGACTGCACGCTTGCATATTTATAGTTTTTTAGTGCTTtcgaaatattcaaagtttaatattttttgtaattcAATCGAGTTCCTCTATATCCCTCCATAAATATTTCAGCCTATATTTGAAACATCCTGTAGATCTCAAGGCACTTTTACTAATGCAAGACGAAAAGAAGGAAAGAAAGATCCTTAAAAAAGATTTCCCTCTGTAATTGTGGAAACTGAATAAAAGCCCAGTCGCTTTCAGAGCTTAATAAACATTTTCTCTATCTTTATATGAGAGCCATCTCTGTGTGCACGAAACCACTGATGGCTTTTGAATAAATCAGCCCGTTTTGGGTGATAATTACCAGTCACAGAGTAAACTGTACAACGGTTTTACGGTCGCTTCATTAGCATGCTATTACACTGTGGCAAGGCTCTCGTGAATAGTTTATCAAGCAGCTGTCCACATCGTTGCAAAACAAAATCAACGCAGAGCGTCGCGGAGCCATATTCGCCTTGGCGGCAGTTTGCGTATCGCTCAGCTTTTTTATCGCCCCAACTCTACATTAAGAGACGACTTCATTCACGCTGGTCTGGATGCTTTTTCGATATTCTTTTGTGCTTTCGTCGAGATAATGTTAACAGGTCCCTTCACCCTCGCTCACTGAGGGTCCATTTACCCTTTCAAATATGCGAGACGTGGCCAAAGATAGGGACACTGGTTTGGTAGCTCAGACGAAATGGAAGTTTATGGAAGAATAAACCTATTCGAAAATTTTTATACTAGCAGTGCTGCTTTTGGATGGATGAGACGAAGAACGTCTAAAAAAGGAACAGTTATCTGAGTTAATATAATTCCTTGAAATAGTTAGAGTGAAATTACGGACCTGATAGGACTCGAGTGAACGCTCCTTAATAATTCTGGGCACAGTTCGACAGAACCACGTGTACCATTCCTGCAAAAGTTACATCCTGCTTTTTCATCTCGGAAATCATCTCAGACCAATTTACGCTCTAACATCGCTTTTCAGGCTCCCCGGAAACAGGAAATGTAGAATCGACGACCGAGGGGAGGAGAGCAACCGAAGAAGTGGAGAAAGGAGGAAAGTAAAACGATCAAGCAGAATATAGTCATTAAGAATTCTACTCTAAAATGGTGAAAAAGAGTGTAATTTATTCAGACaaaattagaaatgaaataaaacATACATTGCTCAAAAAAATTATGACATAGAAAGATTGGCCAATTTTGACTGACGCTAACTCTGCGAAAAATCGCTGTAGGattatgatcttttttttaaattaaagcttcAAGTCTTTACTTTGAGATACTGTATCTCGATTTTAAGTTTCGTTCACTTTTGTCTCACTAAGCCCTTAAACCTAAGGGCACGTTTATTATATCgaaaattgcaaactttgacGGAATGCACAGACTTATCAAAATTTTTTTTGAGATTGTGGtttacaggagcataaagttgCAACCTttcccttcaatttaaaaaaaagatgaagtcgatgcgattttttttcgcaaagttacagcaattcaaagtaacccttgcattttgacaGCATATGGGGTAGTGCCAATAAATAacgaaaatgcaagggttactttgaagtgccgtaactttgtgaaaaaaaatcgcagcgacctgatcttttttttaaattgaaggggaaaGATCAAGCTTTATGCCATTGCAAACGGCATTCCCCCAAAAAATTTTGGCAAGTCCCTGCGTTTCGTCAAATTTCACAATTTTTAATATGATAAATTGTAGAAtttgacaaaatgcagggactcgccacaatttttttcgggaatacGATTGACAGTAGCATAAagcttgatccttcccctttaatttaaaaaaaagatcaggtctctgcgattttttttgacaaagttacaggacttcaaagtaacccttgcaattTTGCCATGTATTGGCACTATCCGATATACTGTCAAAATGCAAGGATTACTTTGaattgctgtaactttgcgaaaaaaaatcgcatcgacttcatcttttttttaaattaaaggggaaggtgcaATCTATCTGCCACTGGAAACCacattcccgaaaaaaattttggcaAGTCTGTACATTCCGTCAAACTTCAAAAATTGAAGCTCtacaaaccctcagcccacagcaaaccctttcagaatcctcaatccccaagaaaCCCACTTTCCCCTTCCTTCCAGCCTAATTTACAAAGATTAAACGCTGATAGTACCCAGGAAAGGAACCAGACTAAAATCGAATCGACTCACACCTTCGATAACATCTCCAACGTGCACCGATGTTTCTCGCTCCTTTGACCCTCCCCCCACGTGAATCATTGTCAACGATATTGGGGTCCACATAAAATAGCCAAGGCACGTCGGGGGTGTCGGGGGACGTCGGGTACAAGGCAAAGTAGAGGCACGAAATAAAAGGGGAAATAAAAATAGGAGCGTGTCAGGCTAGGAAAGCAGCGACAGGGAAAATCGATGGACCAGGATGGCAAACTTTTCCGTCTCCACTTTTCCTCCCTTGTACGAACAAAGACCAAGGGAGTATAAAGTTGAGGCCTTTGCCATTAGTTCGAAAAGTCTTCCAGCTACCTTTCTAGAGCAGAAaacgtttgaggattatcgACCCCGCGAGAAACGCGGGACACTTTGGAATGGAGAGCTAGCGTTCGACGAACTCTCGTCCCGATATCTCCTTGCTTATTACAGGAAACGAGCGGGACAGAAAGGAGATAAGcgtggagagagggagagaggaaaGA from Calliopsis andreniformis isolate RMS-2024a chromosome 2, iyCalAndr_principal, whole genome shotgun sequence encodes:
- the LOC143186348 gene encoding uncharacterized protein LOC143186348 gives rise to the protein MGSRRSGSGGSRANAGVLKERANMSFMLVVMFFAVFGFIVLTEIFLIDERRGVGVGGTGALGGHRSGHRLPPAPDRPDYGEIGAEDYIGLKGSFDDHIGLLVRGEDGGQKTAVQPDPRGLPSLPPNLEARLPQLDQSLRITHAEWLPVTKTRFKFFVYSAYFDDRVGGAGTPTGKNQGMVRIISATKTRGPERVWCRFWYRPENGANVTASVTVAAKVKVIRENWNLKYSACFVICPLPKESPTSDKVPETVSVVARLKAAPTNRILVQNRPESRSKDKELLAICVKPLHYDYNRVLQLVEFIELHRLLGASHVTLYNDTVGAEAGCALKYYEAKGLVTVLPWHHLDMISQRDIRTEGLFAALNDCLYRSMYKYQYVALVDLDEFIIPRHNDTIIDLIRWMSSRINTKSHGAYSFQNAFFYLQWADDPFTTMSRTPIEAGLITLRKTRRRTKLHPHKQRSKYVCKPQDVVEAGNHFVWEFIPGHGTLNVPSDAAILHHYRVCEFGGDDCIKTQSVVDRTAYKYKGRLADNVGKTWADLSTECLLPKLDPIPAMTPRIKTNVALKSIR